The proteins below come from a single Thunnus thynnus chromosome 10, fThuThy2.1, whole genome shotgun sequence genomic window:
- the kirrel3l gene encoding kirre like nephrin family adhesion molecule 3, like isoform X2: MSALYLIFCLMVTATKAAYFSQQPQDQVVVAGQSVTLPCVIVGYRGMVQWTKDGLALGGERDLPGWTRYSLMGDPLSGEHSLLIDSAELADDAVYECQATQAALRSHRAKLTVLVPPSDPVVEGGPVVRLKAHTPHNLTCRASGAKPAAEITWYRDGEVMETAIYSKTPMEDGKRETAVSMLPIVPEDSDSGRTYTCRVLNPAAPAGRQTSITINVQHPPSVTLSVQPQTVTEGAKVLFICSASAHPEITGYRWSKGGVPISEANGDSLEVTVDYSYFTDPVSCEVSNSVGSTNVSTLVDVQFGPRLLSEPKPMTVDIGMDAAFTCAWTGNPPLTLAWTKQGSSVVLSNGNTLQLKAVTQEDAGTYTCKAIVPRIGVAERDVTLTVNGPPIITAEATQHAVKHSKGKLECRVGSSPSPDKIVWTFGDMSLSSGSSGRYSVQTVTSDHGVVSSLVLSETLAQDFQLRYNCTAWNRFGTGTALVTLKEQEALPMLIIVGGAVGGGCVLLICVITLVSLCCRHTGKGELNGKRCTRLSKSDIRVQIVHSDHNATRGNDDEEDVKEPMAPNSSESPGTSRTEHSDLLEEEEDERSDIKDPTNGYYNVRGHEDRHIRSSGFSEYVPNSRPVYTPSQLPSPSPVYGQHGTQQRIYDFSHRYATTTVTPSSYEQQQAAQQQPAQSVSIYPTDPLYSGSAYLPATYSRAFTSYVKPASYEKVDAYDQSDQASKVSSSSRFSYASSQVSSQQSDYGRPSQRMQTHV, translated from the exons CCACAAAAGCAGCCTACTTCTCCCAGCAGCCCCAGGACCAGGTGGTTGTAGCGGGCCAGTCAGTGACTCTACCCTGTGTCATTGTGGGTTACCGGGGAATGGTGCAGTGGACCAAAGATGGCCTGGCATTGGGCGGAGAGAGAGACCTACCAG GCTGGACGCGCTATTCCTTAATGGGCGACCCGCTATCAGGCGAACACAGCTTGCTGATCGATTCGGCAGAGTTGGCGGATGACGCAGTGTATGAGTGTCAGGCTACACAGGCGGCACTGCGCTCCCACCGTGCCAAGCTCACTGTACTAG TTCCTCCTTCAGACCCCGTGGTGGAGGGCGGCCCTGTTGTACGTCTTAAGGCCCACACACCACACAACCTCACCTGCAGAGCCTCAGGAGCCAAACCTGCTGCTGAGATCACTTGGTACAGAGATGGAGAGGTCATGGAGACTGCAATTTATTCCAAG ACACCGATGGAGGATGGGAAGAGAGAGACGGCTGTCAGTATGCTTCCAATCGTCCCAGAGGACAGTGACTCTGGACGCACCTACACCTGCAGGGTTCTTAACCCAGCTGCCCCTGCTGGACGACAGACATCCATCACTATCAATGTCCAGC ACCCTCCTTCAGTGACTCTATCAGTCCAACCACAGACTGTGACCGAGGGTGCCAAGGTTCTATTCATCTGCTCTGCTTCAGCCCACCCAGAAATCACTGGATACAG GTGGTCGAAAGGAGGAGTTCCCATCTCCGAAGCAAATGGGGACAGCCTTGAGGTGACAGTGGACTACTCCTACTTCACAGACCCCGTCTCCTGCGAGGTGTCCAACTCTGTGGGCAGCACTAATGTCAGCACACTGGTTGATGTCCAAT TTGGCCCCAGACTGCTGTCAGAGCCTAAGCCAATGACAGTGGATATTGGGATGGATGCTGCCTTTACTTGTGCATGGACTGGAAATCCTCCTTTGACCCTGGCCTGGACCAAGCAGGGCTCGAGCGTG GTGCTCAGTAATGGTAACACCTTGCAGCTTAAGGCTGTTACCCAGGAGGATGCTGGAACATACACCTGCAAGGCCATTGTACCTCGGATTGGAGTTGCAGAAAGGGATGTCACTCTTACTGTAAATG GCCCACCTATCATCACAGCGGAGGCCACACAGCATGCTGTCAAGCACTCCAAGGGCAAGCTGGAGTGCCGGGTGGGAAGCAGCCCTTCGCCTGATAAAATT GTGTGGACTTTTGGAGACATGAGTCTTTCCTCTGGTTCTTCCGGCCGTTACTCAGTGCAGACAGTAACCAGCGACCATGGTGTCGTGTCTTCTCTGGTGCTGTCTGAGACTCTGGCACAGGATTTCCAGCTGCGCTACAACTGCACTGCTTGGAACCGCTTCGGCACTGGCACCGCCCTGGTCACACTGAAGGAGCAAG AAGCCCTGCCTATGTTGATAATTGTTGGTGGAGCAGTTGGTGGAGGCTGTGTGCTGCTCATCTGTGTCATTACTCTGGTCTCCCTCTGCTGCAGGCACACAGGCAAAGGTGAGCTCAACG GTAAGAGGTGCACCCGCCTGTCCAAGAGTGACATCAGAGTTCAGATTGTTCATAGTGATCACAACGCTACACGTGGCAATGATGACGAGGAGGATGTCAAAGAGCCCATG GCTCCGAACAGCAGCGAGTCTCCTGGGACATCTCGCACAGAACACAGCGACCTCctagaagaggaggaggatgaaagaTCGGACATCaag GACCCCACCAATGGGTACTATAATGTCCGTGGCCATGAAGACCGCCATATCCGCAGCAGTGGATTCTCTGAATATGTGCCCAACTCTCGGCCTGTTTACACACCATCGCAGCTGCCTTCCCCCAGCCCTGTTTATGGTCAGCATGGCACCCAGCAGCGTATCTACGACTTCTCCCACCGATACGCAACCACCACAGTGACCCCATCCTCATATGAACAGCAGCAAGCTGCCCAGCAGCAGCCCGCACAGTCAGTCAGCATTTATCCCACTGACCCCCTCTACAGTGGCTCTGCTTATCTGCCTGCTACCTATAGCCGCGCCTTCACTAGCTACGTTAAGCCCGCCTCTTATGAGAAGGTGGATGCATATGACCAATCGGATCAGGCCAGCAAGGTGTCCAGCTCATCCCGCTTCTCTTATGCCTCCTCACAAGTGTCCTCCCAGCAGTCTGACTATGGCCGGCCCTCACAACGTATGCAGACTCATGTCTGA
- the kirrel3l gene encoding kirre like nephrin family adhesion molecule 3, like isoform X1, with amino-acid sequence MSALYLIFCLMVTAATKAAYFSQQPQDQVVVAGQSVTLPCVIVGYRGMVQWTKDGLALGGERDLPGWTRYSLMGDPLSGEHSLLIDSAELADDAVYECQATQAALRSHRAKLTVLVPPSDPVVEGGPVVRLKAHTPHNLTCRASGAKPAAEITWYRDGEVMETAIYSKTPMEDGKRETAVSMLPIVPEDSDSGRTYTCRVLNPAAPAGRQTSITINVQHPPSVTLSVQPQTVTEGAKVLFICSASAHPEITGYRWSKGGVPISEANGDSLEVTVDYSYFTDPVSCEVSNSVGSTNVSTLVDVQFGPRLLSEPKPMTVDIGMDAAFTCAWTGNPPLTLAWTKQGSSVVLSNGNTLQLKAVTQEDAGTYTCKAIVPRIGVAERDVTLTVNGPPIITAEATQHAVKHSKGKLECRVGSSPSPDKIVWTFGDMSLSSGSSGRYSVQTVTSDHGVVSSLVLSETLAQDFQLRYNCTAWNRFGTGTALVTLKEQEALPMLIIVGGAVGGGCVLLICVITLVSLCCRHTGKGELNGKRCTRLSKSDIRVQIVHSDHNATRGNDDEEDVKEPMAPNSSESPGTSRTEHSDLLEEEEDERSDIKDPTNGYYNVRGHEDRHIRSSGFSEYVPNSRPVYTPSQLPSPSPVYGQHGTQQRIYDFSHRYATTTVTPSSYEQQQAAQQQPAQSVSIYPTDPLYSGSAYLPATYSRAFTSYVKPASYEKVDAYDQSDQASKVSSSSRFSYASSQVSSQQSDYGRPSQRMQTHV; translated from the exons caGCCACAAAAGCAGCCTACTTCTCCCAGCAGCCCCAGGACCAGGTGGTTGTAGCGGGCCAGTCAGTGACTCTACCCTGTGTCATTGTGGGTTACCGGGGAATGGTGCAGTGGACCAAAGATGGCCTGGCATTGGGCGGAGAGAGAGACCTACCAG GCTGGACGCGCTATTCCTTAATGGGCGACCCGCTATCAGGCGAACACAGCTTGCTGATCGATTCGGCAGAGTTGGCGGATGACGCAGTGTATGAGTGTCAGGCTACACAGGCGGCACTGCGCTCCCACCGTGCCAAGCTCACTGTACTAG TTCCTCCTTCAGACCCCGTGGTGGAGGGCGGCCCTGTTGTACGTCTTAAGGCCCACACACCACACAACCTCACCTGCAGAGCCTCAGGAGCCAAACCTGCTGCTGAGATCACTTGGTACAGAGATGGAGAGGTCATGGAGACTGCAATTTATTCCAAG ACACCGATGGAGGATGGGAAGAGAGAGACGGCTGTCAGTATGCTTCCAATCGTCCCAGAGGACAGTGACTCTGGACGCACCTACACCTGCAGGGTTCTTAACCCAGCTGCCCCTGCTGGACGACAGACATCCATCACTATCAATGTCCAGC ACCCTCCTTCAGTGACTCTATCAGTCCAACCACAGACTGTGACCGAGGGTGCCAAGGTTCTATTCATCTGCTCTGCTTCAGCCCACCCAGAAATCACTGGATACAG GTGGTCGAAAGGAGGAGTTCCCATCTCCGAAGCAAATGGGGACAGCCTTGAGGTGACAGTGGACTACTCCTACTTCACAGACCCCGTCTCCTGCGAGGTGTCCAACTCTGTGGGCAGCACTAATGTCAGCACACTGGTTGATGTCCAAT TTGGCCCCAGACTGCTGTCAGAGCCTAAGCCAATGACAGTGGATATTGGGATGGATGCTGCCTTTACTTGTGCATGGACTGGAAATCCTCCTTTGACCCTGGCCTGGACCAAGCAGGGCTCGAGCGTG GTGCTCAGTAATGGTAACACCTTGCAGCTTAAGGCTGTTACCCAGGAGGATGCTGGAACATACACCTGCAAGGCCATTGTACCTCGGATTGGAGTTGCAGAAAGGGATGTCACTCTTACTGTAAATG GCCCACCTATCATCACAGCGGAGGCCACACAGCATGCTGTCAAGCACTCCAAGGGCAAGCTGGAGTGCCGGGTGGGAAGCAGCCCTTCGCCTGATAAAATT GTGTGGACTTTTGGAGACATGAGTCTTTCCTCTGGTTCTTCCGGCCGTTACTCAGTGCAGACAGTAACCAGCGACCATGGTGTCGTGTCTTCTCTGGTGCTGTCTGAGACTCTGGCACAGGATTTCCAGCTGCGCTACAACTGCACTGCTTGGAACCGCTTCGGCACTGGCACCGCCCTGGTCACACTGAAGGAGCAAG AAGCCCTGCCTATGTTGATAATTGTTGGTGGAGCAGTTGGTGGAGGCTGTGTGCTGCTCATCTGTGTCATTACTCTGGTCTCCCTCTGCTGCAGGCACACAGGCAAAGGTGAGCTCAACG GTAAGAGGTGCACCCGCCTGTCCAAGAGTGACATCAGAGTTCAGATTGTTCATAGTGATCACAACGCTACACGTGGCAATGATGACGAGGAGGATGTCAAAGAGCCCATG GCTCCGAACAGCAGCGAGTCTCCTGGGACATCTCGCACAGAACACAGCGACCTCctagaagaggaggaggatgaaagaTCGGACATCaag GACCCCACCAATGGGTACTATAATGTCCGTGGCCATGAAGACCGCCATATCCGCAGCAGTGGATTCTCTGAATATGTGCCCAACTCTCGGCCTGTTTACACACCATCGCAGCTGCCTTCCCCCAGCCCTGTTTATGGTCAGCATGGCACCCAGCAGCGTATCTACGACTTCTCCCACCGATACGCAACCACCACAGTGACCCCATCCTCATATGAACAGCAGCAAGCTGCCCAGCAGCAGCCCGCACAGTCAGTCAGCATTTATCCCACTGACCCCCTCTACAGTGGCTCTGCTTATCTGCCTGCTACCTATAGCCGCGCCTTCACTAGCTACGTTAAGCCCGCCTCTTATGAGAAGGTGGATGCATATGACCAATCGGATCAGGCCAGCAAGGTGTCCAGCTCATCCCGCTTCTCTTATGCCTCCTCACAAGTGTCCTCCCAGCAGTCTGACTATGGCCGGCCCTCACAACGTATGCAGACTCATGTCTGA
- the kirrel3l gene encoding kirre like nephrin family adhesion molecule 3, like isoform X3 → MSALYLIFCLMVTAATKAAYFSQQPQDQVVVAGQSVTLPCVIVGYRGMVQWTKDGLALGGERDLPGWTRYSLMGDPLSGEHSLLIDSAELADDAVYECQATQAALRSHRAKLTVLVPPSDPVVEGGPVVRLKAHTPHNLTCRASGAKPAAEITWYRDGEVMETAIYSKTPMEDGKRETAVSMLPIVPEDSDSGRTYTCRVLNPAAPAGRQTSITINVQHPPSVTLSVQPQTVTEGAKVLFICSASAHPEITGYRWSKGGVPISEANGDSLEVTVDYSYFTDPVSCEVSNSVGSTNVSTLVDVQFGPRLLSEPKPMTVDIGMDAAFTCAWTGNPPLTLAWTKQGSSVVLSNGNTLQLKAVTQEDAGTYTCKAIVPRIGVAERDVTLTVNGPPIITAEATQHAVKHSKGKLECRVGSSPSPDKIVWTFGDMSLSSGSSGRYSVQTVTSDHGVVSSLVLSETLAQDFQLRYNCTAWNRFGTGTALVTLKEQEALPMLIIVGGAVGGGCVLLICVITLVSLCCRHTGKGKRCTRLSKSDIRVQIVHSDHNATRGNDDEEDVKEPMAPNSSESPGTSRTEHSDLLEEEEDERSDIKDPTNGYYNVRGHEDRHIRSSGFSEYVPNSRPVYTPSQLPSPSPVYGQHGTQQRIYDFSHRYATTTVTPSSYEQQQAAQQQPAQSVSIYPTDPLYSGSAYLPATYSRAFTSYVKPASYEKVDAYDQSDQASKVSSSSRFSYASSQVSSQQSDYGRPSQRMQTHV, encoded by the exons caGCCACAAAAGCAGCCTACTTCTCCCAGCAGCCCCAGGACCAGGTGGTTGTAGCGGGCCAGTCAGTGACTCTACCCTGTGTCATTGTGGGTTACCGGGGAATGGTGCAGTGGACCAAAGATGGCCTGGCATTGGGCGGAGAGAGAGACCTACCAG GCTGGACGCGCTATTCCTTAATGGGCGACCCGCTATCAGGCGAACACAGCTTGCTGATCGATTCGGCAGAGTTGGCGGATGACGCAGTGTATGAGTGTCAGGCTACACAGGCGGCACTGCGCTCCCACCGTGCCAAGCTCACTGTACTAG TTCCTCCTTCAGACCCCGTGGTGGAGGGCGGCCCTGTTGTACGTCTTAAGGCCCACACACCACACAACCTCACCTGCAGAGCCTCAGGAGCCAAACCTGCTGCTGAGATCACTTGGTACAGAGATGGAGAGGTCATGGAGACTGCAATTTATTCCAAG ACACCGATGGAGGATGGGAAGAGAGAGACGGCTGTCAGTATGCTTCCAATCGTCCCAGAGGACAGTGACTCTGGACGCACCTACACCTGCAGGGTTCTTAACCCAGCTGCCCCTGCTGGACGACAGACATCCATCACTATCAATGTCCAGC ACCCTCCTTCAGTGACTCTATCAGTCCAACCACAGACTGTGACCGAGGGTGCCAAGGTTCTATTCATCTGCTCTGCTTCAGCCCACCCAGAAATCACTGGATACAG GTGGTCGAAAGGAGGAGTTCCCATCTCCGAAGCAAATGGGGACAGCCTTGAGGTGACAGTGGACTACTCCTACTTCACAGACCCCGTCTCCTGCGAGGTGTCCAACTCTGTGGGCAGCACTAATGTCAGCACACTGGTTGATGTCCAAT TTGGCCCCAGACTGCTGTCAGAGCCTAAGCCAATGACAGTGGATATTGGGATGGATGCTGCCTTTACTTGTGCATGGACTGGAAATCCTCCTTTGACCCTGGCCTGGACCAAGCAGGGCTCGAGCGTG GTGCTCAGTAATGGTAACACCTTGCAGCTTAAGGCTGTTACCCAGGAGGATGCTGGAACATACACCTGCAAGGCCATTGTACCTCGGATTGGAGTTGCAGAAAGGGATGTCACTCTTACTGTAAATG GCCCACCTATCATCACAGCGGAGGCCACACAGCATGCTGTCAAGCACTCCAAGGGCAAGCTGGAGTGCCGGGTGGGAAGCAGCCCTTCGCCTGATAAAATT GTGTGGACTTTTGGAGACATGAGTCTTTCCTCTGGTTCTTCCGGCCGTTACTCAGTGCAGACAGTAACCAGCGACCATGGTGTCGTGTCTTCTCTGGTGCTGTCTGAGACTCTGGCACAGGATTTCCAGCTGCGCTACAACTGCACTGCTTGGAACCGCTTCGGCACTGGCACCGCCCTGGTCACACTGAAGGAGCAAG AAGCCCTGCCTATGTTGATAATTGTTGGTGGAGCAGTTGGTGGAGGCTGTGTGCTGCTCATCTGTGTCATTACTCTGGTCTCCCTCTGCTGCAGGCACACAGGCAAAG GTAAGAGGTGCACCCGCCTGTCCAAGAGTGACATCAGAGTTCAGATTGTTCATAGTGATCACAACGCTACACGTGGCAATGATGACGAGGAGGATGTCAAAGAGCCCATG GCTCCGAACAGCAGCGAGTCTCCTGGGACATCTCGCACAGAACACAGCGACCTCctagaagaggaggaggatgaaagaTCGGACATCaag GACCCCACCAATGGGTACTATAATGTCCGTGGCCATGAAGACCGCCATATCCGCAGCAGTGGATTCTCTGAATATGTGCCCAACTCTCGGCCTGTTTACACACCATCGCAGCTGCCTTCCCCCAGCCCTGTTTATGGTCAGCATGGCACCCAGCAGCGTATCTACGACTTCTCCCACCGATACGCAACCACCACAGTGACCCCATCCTCATATGAACAGCAGCAAGCTGCCCAGCAGCAGCCCGCACAGTCAGTCAGCATTTATCCCACTGACCCCCTCTACAGTGGCTCTGCTTATCTGCCTGCTACCTATAGCCGCGCCTTCACTAGCTACGTTAAGCCCGCCTCTTATGAGAAGGTGGATGCATATGACCAATCGGATCAGGCCAGCAAGGTGTCCAGCTCATCCCGCTTCTCTTATGCCTCCTCACAAGTGTCCTCCCAGCAGTCTGACTATGGCCGGCCCTCACAACGTATGCAGACTCATGTCTGA